Proteins encoded by one window of Thalassoroseus pseudoceratinae:
- a CDS encoding AraC family transcriptional regulator, producing the protein MHQEMTIDVHLPDWMKEAPIDGVIARVDQSTIGPLRQLGVPCVDVRCSGRFPGIPQVETDDRLVAELAFEHLWDRGFRRFAFCGFQFAHYSDTRVQYFRELVEETGCPLSIYETPGERNASLSVLEKSGLVDAEAMSTWLGSLQPPTGLFVCNDIRGQQVLNVCRGVGLAVPDDIGVIGVDDDDAICPLSDPPLSSVRPDAERVGYRAAEILDAMLNGRAVPEVVEYIPPKRVVQRMSTQVSAIEDREVARICRFIREHACDGIDVSDVVQYSTLSRRQLERRFRSELNRTPHEEITNSQIAKVKQLLTETDMTLEQITPLAGYSHKESLSAVFKREVGETPGEYRRRLNSISD; encoded by the coding sequence TCGATCAATCTACTATCGGCCCTCTTCGTCAGCTCGGCGTCCCATGCGTCGATGTCCGGTGCAGCGGTCGGTTTCCAGGAATCCCCCAAGTTGAAACGGATGATCGTTTGGTCGCGGAACTGGCGTTCGAACATCTTTGGGACCGTGGTTTTCGCCGGTTTGCGTTTTGCGGGTTTCAGTTCGCTCATTACTCCGACACGCGAGTTCAGTATTTCCGAGAACTCGTTGAAGAGACCGGCTGCCCGCTCTCAATCTATGAGACACCTGGGGAACGGAATGCTTCCCTATCGGTGCTCGAAAAATCCGGCTTGGTCGACGCCGAAGCGATGTCAACTTGGTTGGGCTCACTCCAGCCGCCGACGGGTCTTTTTGTTTGTAACGATATTCGAGGACAGCAGGTCCTCAATGTTTGTCGAGGGGTAGGGCTAGCTGTCCCGGATGATATCGGAGTCATTGGAGTCGATGACGATGACGCGATCTGCCCGCTTAGTGATCCACCGTTATCAAGTGTTCGTCCAGACGCCGAACGGGTTGGCTACCGTGCTGCCGAAATCTTGGACGCCATGTTAAACGGTCGGGCTGTACCCGAAGTTGTCGAATACATCCCCCCAAAACGTGTTGTTCAACGGATGTCGACACAAGTCAGCGCAATCGAAGATCGGGAAGTCGCCCGTATCTGTCGATTCATTCGTGAACATGCCTGTGATGGCATTGATGTGAGTGACGTTGTGCAATACTCAACGCTGTCAAGACGACAGCTGGAACGCCGGTTTCGTAGCGAACTCAACCGCACTCCACACGAAGAAATTACGAATTCGCAAATTGCTAAGGTCAAACAATTGTTGACCGAGACAGACATGACGCTTGAGCAAATCACGCCTTTAGCAGGATACTCGCACAAAGAAAGCCTTAGTGCAGTTTTCAAGCGAGAGGTCGGCGAAACACCTGGCGAGTACCGGCGACGACTAAATTCAATCTCAGATTAG